Proteins from one Salvelinus namaycush isolate Seneca chromosome 34, SaNama_1.0, whole genome shotgun sequence genomic window:
- the LOC120028799 gene encoding extracellular calcium-sensing receptor-like, whose translation MHTVEHSYTSMPEPLQCTGRMDSRELRFSRAMVFAVEEINNSSYLLPGVTLGYQVHDSCASVPMAVKVAFQLANGLDPMFDTGEQCSGSATVTAIVGESGSTPTISMLRITGPFGIPQVSHSSTCACLSDKKQYPTFFRTIPSDQFQAAALAHLIRHFGWTWIGAVRSDSDYGNNGMAAFLQAAQEEGICVEYSEAFYRTNPLSRVQRVADVIRSSTARVVVAFVASGDMRILLEEMDRLPSPPRQWIGSESWVTDPDMLRFGLCAGAIGFGIQRSVIPGLRDFLLDLSLQKVSNSPLLTEFWEGAFGCRLGIGNSTGVGVEEKVCDDSEDIQHLQAPYTDTSQLRVTNMVYKAVYAIAHAIHSIVCEERENSSVNCDNNLNVKPTQVLERLRTMNFSRNGYQVSFDANGDPVATYELVNWQIRESGKMEFVTVGRYDASMPPDQRFHMEREITWVKNSTQVPVSVCSDSCPPGTRKAVQKGKPVCCYDCIPCSEGEISNNTDSSDCLICPKEYWPNAERDRCILKPVEFLSFHEVLGIILTAFSVGGACLAIATATVFYRHRTSAIVRANNSELSFLLLFSLALCFLCSLTFIGRPSEWSCMLRHTAFGITFVLCISCVLGKTIVVLMAFRATLPASNVMKWFGPPQQRLTVVSFTFVQALICTLWLVLSPPFPIKNLTTYKEKIILECDVGSAIGFWAVLGYIGLLSLLCFVLAFLARKLPDNFNEAKFITFSMLIFCAVWITFIPAYVSSPGKFTVAVEIFAIITSSFGLFFLLFVPKCFIILFRPEKNTKKHLMEKTSNDTRY comes from the exons ATGCACACTGTGGAACACAGCTACACCAGCATGCCTGAGCCTCTGCAGTGCACAGGGAG AATGGATTCCCGTGAGTTGCGCTTCTCGCGCGCCATGGTCTTCGCAGTTGAGGAGATAAACAACAGTTCGTACCTTCTACCGGGTGTCACACTTGGTTATCAAGTGCACGACTCCTGCGCCTCGGTCCCTATGGCCGTGAAAGTTGCCTTCCAGCTGGCTAACGGCTTGGACCCCATGTTTGATACCGGAGAACAGTGCTCGGGGTCGGCTACAGTGACAGCTATCGTGGGCGAGTCTGGCTCCACGCCTACCATCAGCATGTTGCGCATCACCGGCCCTTTCGGCATTCCTCAG GTGAGCCACTCTTCCACCTGTGCGTGTCTGAGTGATAAGAAACAGTATCCAACCTTCTTCAGAACCATCCCCAGTGATCAGTTCCAGGCTGCCGCTCTGGCCCACCTCATCAGGCACTTCGGCTGGACCTGGATTGGGGCGGTCCGTTCCGACTCTGACTACGGTAATAACGGGATGGCGGCTTTCCTACAGGCAGCACAAGAGGAAGGCATCTGTGTGGAGTATTCTGAAGCCTTCTACCGTACCAACCCACTCAGCAGAGTGCAACGGGTGGCCGACGTGATCCGCAG CTCCACAGCCCGGGTGGTGGTTGCATTCGTAGCCTCTGGGGACATGAGAATCTTGCTGGAGGAGATGGACCGCCTGCCCTCTCCTCCCCGCCAGTGGATCGGGAGTGAGTCCTGGGTCACTGACCCAGATATGCTGCGCTTCGGCCTGTGTGCCGGGGCCATCGGATTTGGCATCCAACGCTCTGTCATCCCCGGCCTCAGGGACTTCCTCCTGGACCTCTCCCTACAGAAGGTGTCCAACTCTCCCCTGCTCACAGAGTTCTGGGAGGGAGCCTTTGGCTGTCGGCTGGGGATAG GGAATTCTACAGGTGTTGGGGTTGAAGAGAAGGTGTGTGATGACAGTGAGGATATACAGCATCTACAGGCCCCCTACACAGATACATCCCAGCTGCGTGTCACTAACATGGTGTATAAAGCTGTTTACGCCATAGCACACGCCATCCACAGCATTGTttgtgaagagagagaaaactCCAGTGTGAACTGTGACAACAACCTTAATGTGAAGCCAACACAG GTCCTGGAGAGATTGAGGACGATGAACTTCTCTCGTAACGGGTACCAGGTGTCTTTCGATGCCAACGGGGACCCAGTGGCCACCTATGAGCTGGTCAACTGGCAGATACGGGAGAGTGGGAAGATGGAGTTTGTGACAGTGGGGCGATATGATGCGTCCATGCCTCCTGACCAGAGGTTTCACATGGAGAGGGAAATCACCTGGGTAAAGAACAGTACACAAGTACCTGTGTCAGTGTGCAGTGACAGCTGTCCCCCAGGCACTCGTAAGGCTGTACAGAAAGGAAAGCCTGTATGCTGTTATGACTGTATCCCATGTTCAGAGGGAGAAATAAGTAATAACACAG ATTCTTCAGACTGTCTGATCTGTCCCAAGGAGTACTGGCCCAACGCTGAGAGAGACCGCTGTATCCTTAAGCCTGTGGAGTTCCTGTCCTTCCACGAGGTCCTCGGAATCATCCTGACCGCCTTTTCTGTGGGCGGTGCTTGTCTGGCCATCGCCACGGCAACTGTCTTCTACCGCCACCGAACTTCGGCCATCGTCAGGGCCAACAACTCTGAGCTGAGCTTCCTGCTGCTCTTCTCCTTGGCTCTGTGTTTTCTGTGTTCTCTTACTTTCATTGGCCGGCCCTCTGAGTGGTCCTGTATGCTGCGTCACACAGCGTTTGGGATCACCTTCGTCCTCTGCATCTCTTGTGTTCTGGGGAAAACAATAGTGGTGTTGATGGCCTTCAGGGCTACACTTCCAGCCAGTAATGTCATGAAATGGTTTGGTCCTCCACAGCAGAGGTTGACTGTAGTGTCCTTCACGTTTGTCCAGGCTTTGATATGCACTCTGTGGTTGGTCCTGTCCCCTCCCTTCCCCATTAAAAACCTCACTACCTACAAGGAAAAGATCATTCTAGAGTGTGATGTGGGGTCAGCTATTGGTTTCTGGGCTGTGTTGGGCTATATAGGACTCCTGTCTCTCTTGTGCTTTGTGCTGGCTTTTCTGGCTCGGAAGCTGCCTGATAACTTCAATGAAGCCAAATTCATCACCTTCAGCATGCTCATATTCTGTGCAGTCTGGATCACCTTTATCCCAGCTTATGTCAGCTCTCCTGGGAAGTTCACTGTAGCTGTGGAGATCTTTGCCATCATCACCTCTAGCTTTGGGTTGTTCTTTCTATTATTTGTTCCTAAATGCTTCATTATTCTGTTCAGGCCGGAGAAGAACACCAAGAAACACCTTATGGAGAAGACATCCAATGATACACGTTATTAA
- the LOC120028789 gene encoding extracellular calcium-sensing receptor-like, whose protein sequence is MAGGLALLSSASASGLESVRCRLQGTPRPPAFSQDGDFVIGGVFSIHNYMHTVEHSYTSMPEPLQCTGSLDSRELRFSRAMVFAVEEINNSSDLLPGVTLGYQVHDSCTSVPMAVKVAFQLANGLDPMFDTGEQCSGSPTVTAIVGESGSTPTISMLRIIGPFGIPQVSHFSTCACLSDKKQYPTFFRTIPSDQFQAAALAHLIRHFGWTWIGAVRSDSDYGNNGMAAFLQAAQEEGICVDYSEAFSRTNPLSRVQRVADVIRSSTARVVVAFVSSWDMKILLREMERLPSPPRQWIGSESWVTDPDTLHFGLCAGAIGFGIQRSVIPGLRDFLLDLSPQKVSNSPLLTEFWEGAFGCRLGIGTSTGVGVEEKVCDDSEDIQQLQAPYTDTSQLRVTNMVYKAVYAIAHAIHSIVCEERENSSVNCDKNLNVKPTQVLERLRTVNFSRNGYQVSFDANGDPVATYELVNWQRRESGKMEFVTVGLYDGSLPPDQRLHIEREITWVKNSTQVPVSVCSESCPPGTRKAVQKGKPVCCYDCIQCAEGEISNNTDSLDCLICPEEYWPNAERDRCILKPVEFLSFHEVLGIILTACSVGGACLAIATATVFYRHRTSAIVRANNSELSFLLLFSLTLCFLCSLTFIGRPSEWSCMLRHTAFGITFVLCISCVLAKTIVVLMAFRATLPASNVMKWFGPPQQRLTVVSFTFVQALICTLWLVLSPPFPIKNLTTYKEKIILECDVGSAIGFWAVLGYIGLLSLLCFVLAFLARKLPDNFNEAKFITFSMLIFCAVWITFIPAYVSSPGKLTVAVEIFAIITSSFGLFFLLFVPKCFIILFRPEKNTKKHLMEKTSNDIRY, encoded by the exons ATGGCTGGTGGACTTGCCTTGCTCTCGTCTGCCTCTGCTTCTGGGCTGGAGTCTGTCAGATGCAGGCTCCAAGGCACCCCTCGTCCTCCGGCGTTCTCCCAGGACGGGGACTTTGTCATCGGGGGTGTGTTCTCCATCCACAACTACATGCACACTGTGGAACACAGCTACACCAGCATGCCTGAGCCCCTGCAGTGCACAGGGAG CTTGGATTCCCGTGAGTTGCGCTTCTCGCGCGCCATGGTCTTCGCAGTTGAGGAGATAAACAACAGTTCGGACCTTTTACCGGGTGTCACACTTGGTTATCAAGTGCACGACTCTTGCACCTCAGTCCCTATGGCCGTGAAAGTGGCCTTCCAGCTGGCTAATGGCCTGGACCCAATGTTTGATACCGGAGAACAGTGCTCGGGGTCGCCTACAGTGACAGCTATCGTGGGCGAGTCTGGCTCCACGCCTACCATCAGCATGTTGCGCATCATCGGCCCTTTCGGCATTCCTCAG GTGAGCCACTTTTCCACCTGTGCGTGTCTGAGTGATAAGAAACAGTATCCAACCTTCTTCAGAACCATCCCCAGTGACCAGTTCCAGGCTGCCGCTCTGGCCCACCTCATCAGACACTTCGGCTGGACCTGGATTGGGGCGGTCCGTTCCGACTCTGACTACGGTAATAACGGAATGGCGGCTTTCCTACAGGCAGCACAAGAGGAAGGCATCTGTGTGGATTATTCTGAAGCCTTCTCCCGTACAAACCCACTCAGCAGAGTGCAACGGGTGGCCGACGTGATCCGCAG CTCCACAGCCCGGGTGGTGGTTGCATTCGTATCCTCTTGGGATATGAAAATCCTGCTGAGGGAGATGGAACGCCTCCCCTCTCCGCCACGCCAGTGGATCGGGAGTGAGTCCTGGGTCACTGACCCAGATACGCTGCACTTCGGTCTGTGTGCCGGGGCCATCGGATTTGGCATCCAACGCTCTGTCATCCCCGGCCTCAGGGACTTCCTCCTGGACCTCTCCCCACAGAAGGTGTCCAACTCTCCCCTGCTCACTGAGTTCTGGGAGGGAGCCTTTGGCTGTAGGCTGGGGATag ggacCTCTACAGGTGTTGGGGTTGAAGAGAAGGTGTGTGATGACAGTGAGGATATACAGCAGCTACAGGCCCCCTACACAGATACATCCCAGCTGCGTGTCACTAACATGGTGTATAAAGCTGTTTACGCCATAGCACACGCCATCCACAGCATCGTttgtgaagagagagaaaactCCAGTGTGAACTGTGACAAAAACCTTAATGTGAAGCCAACACAG GTCCTGGAGAGATTGAGGACGGTGAACTTCTCTCGTAACGGGTACCAGGTGTCTTTCGATGCCAACGGGGACCCAGTGGCCACCTATGAGCTGGTCAACTGGCAGAGACGGGAGAGTGGGAAGATGGAGTTTGTGACAGTGGGGCTCTATGATGGGTCCCTGCCTCCTGACCAGAGGCTTCACATCGAGAGGGAAATCACCTGGGTAAAGAACAGTACACAGGTGCCTGTGTCAGTGTGCAGTGAGAGCTGTCCCCCAGGCACTCGTAAGGCTGTACAGAAAGGAAAGCCTGTATGCTGTTATGACTGTATCCAATGTGCAGAGGGAGAAATAAGTAATAACACAG ATTCTTTAGACTGTCTGATCTGTCCCGAGGAGTACTGGCCCAACGCTGAGAGAGACCGCTGTATCCTTAAGCCTGTGGAGTTCCTGTCCTTCCACGAGGTCCTCGGAATCATCCTGACTGCCTGCTCTGTGGGTGGGGCTTGTCTGGCCATCGCCACGGCAACTGTTTTCTACCGCCACCGAACTTCGGCCATCGTCAGGGCCAACAACTCTGAGCTGAGCTTCCTGCTTCTCTTCTCCTTGACTCTGTGTTTTCTGTGCTCTCTTACTTTCATTGGCCGGCCCTCTGAGTGGTCCTGTATGCTGCGCCACACAGCGTTTGGGATCACCTTCGTCCTCTGCATCTCTTGTGTTCTGGCGAAAACAATAGTGGTGTTGATGGCCTTCAGGGCTACGCTTCCAGCCAGTAATGTCATGAAATGGTTTGgtcctccacagcagagattgacTGTAGTGTCCTTCACGTTTGTCCAGGCTTTGATATGCACTCTGTGGTTGGTCCTGTCCCCTCCCTTCCCCATTAAAAACCTCACTACCTACAAGGAAAAGATCATTCTAGAGTGTGATGTGGGTTCAGCTATTGGTTTCTGGGCTGTGTTGGGCTATATAGGACTCCTGTCTCTCTTGTGCTTTGTGCTGGCTTTTCTGGCTCGGAAGCTGCCTGATAACTTCAATGAGGCCAAATTCATCACCTTCAGCATGCTCATATTCTGTGCAGTCTGGATCACCTTTATCCCAGCTTATGTCAGCTCTCCTGGGAAGTTGACTGTAGCTGTGGAGATCTTTGCCATCATCACCTCTAGCTTTGGGTTGTTCTTTCTATTATTTGTTCCTAAATGCTTCATTATTCTGTTCAGGCCGGAGAAGAACACCAAGAAACACCTTATGGAGAAGACATCCAATGATATTCGTTATTAA